One part of the Rutidosis leptorrhynchoides isolate AG116_Rl617_1_P2 chromosome 1, CSIRO_AGI_Rlap_v1, whole genome shotgun sequence genome encodes these proteins:
- the LOC139866985 gene encoding GABA transporter 1-like isoform X1 — MGSIGAVHEERVKETQSFSTTTHHHKQQLDAGALFVLKSKGSWWHSGYHLTTSIVAPPLLSLPFAFASLGWIAGILSLVIGAIVTFYSYNLISLVLEHHAELGHRHLRFRDMAYDILGPIWGKYYVGPIQFMVCYGAVVGNILLGGQCLKAIYVLWNPNGSMKLYEFVVIFGAFMLILAQIPSFHSLRHINLVSLVLCLMYSTCATSASIYIGNSSKAPHKDYSLSNDHETRIFGIFNAMAIIATTYGNGIIPEIQATLAPPVKGKMFKGLCVCYTVVIVTFFSVAVSGYWAFGNQSAGLVLSNFLDDNDKPLVPRWFIMMTNIFTILQLSAVAVVYLQPTNEVLEKTFSDPTSGEFSARNVIPRIISRSMSVMLATTMAAMLPFFGDINAMIGAFGFLPLDFVLPVVFYNVTFKPSRQSPVFWLNSTIAVVFSLVGVTAAVAAVRQISLDAKTYKLFANV; from the exons GGTCATGGTGGCATAGTGGATATCATTTGACGACATCGATAGTAGCACCACCACTTTTAAGTCTACCGTTTGCCTTTGCATCACTTGGATGGATTGCAGGAATTTTGTCGTTGGTGatcggagcgatcgtcacattttaTTCGTACAATCTCATCTCGCTCGTTCTTGAACACCACGCTGAGTTGGGCCACCGTCATCTTCGCTTTCGTGACATGGCTTATGATATTTTAG GCCCAATATGGGGTAAATACTATGTGGGCCCAATACAATTCATGGTGTGCTATGGTGCAGTTGTGGGCAATATTCTTTTGGGAGGTCAATGCCTCAAG GCAATATATGTGCTGTGGAATCCAAATGGATCAATGAAGCTATACGAATTCGTGGTTATTTTCGGCGCTTTTATGTTGATTTTGGCACAAATTCCTTCATTCCATTCCCTTCGCCATATCAACCTCGTATCTCTTGTACTATGTCTTATGTACAGTACTTGTGCTACTTCTGCTTCTATTTACATTG gaAATTCTTCGAAGGCGCCGCATAAGGATTACTCTTTGAGTAATGACCATGAAACTCGGATTTTTGGGATCTTTAATGCAATGGCGATTATCGCCACCACTTATGGAAATGGGATCATTCCGGAAATACAA GCGACACTTGCACCACCTGTTAAGGGGAAGATGTTCAAGGGGTTATGTGTTTGCTACACGGTTGTCATAGTAACTTTTTTTAGCGTTGCGGTGTCTGGGTACTGGGCTTTTGGTAACCAGTCGGCAGGCCTCGTTTTAAGTAACTTTCTTGATGATAATGATAAACCATTGGTTCCAAGATGGTTCATTATGATGACTAATATCTTCACCATACTCCAACTTTCAGCAGTTGCAGTA GTTTATTTGCAACCGACGAATGAAGTTCTAGAAAAAACATTTTCTGACCCAACGAGTGGTGAATTTTCAGCTAGAAATGTGATTCCGAGAATTATTTCAAGATCAATGTCTGTGATGTTGGCTACAACAATGGCAGCAATGCTTCCGTTTTTTGGTGATATTAATGCGATGATTGGAGCCTTTGGGTTCTTACCATTGGACTTTGTGTTACCAGTTGTGTTTTATAACGTGACGTTTAAACCATCGAGACAGAGCCCTGTGTTTTGGTTAAATTCAACAATAGCAGTGGTTTTCTCTTTGGTTGGAGTTACTGCAGCTGTTGCAGCAGTAAGACAAATAAGTCTTGATGCCAAGACTTATAAATTATTTGCAAATGTATGA
- the LOC139891692 gene encoding histidine kinase CKI1-like, with protein sequence MGFLFLTFCDPRQVPELRFNPSPEASAFDQSPTSGPRTGTLSIPGPLTDTWSTTIIETYHDSTFYFALIGLLLPSLLIPFWVLRIKEVAEKADLITYKMHQELWSVVQNATNLLLPMSSSATNLAKLAAKSVNKTRLTFSDIETKVAPLMSQALLMVPQLSHISYIEKDGLFFAFYSQGQQQIFAIYSNTSFTNAMKSGKNYLWYTQQVDYDTGEYYGESVMFAPQILVNESWVQQALNTTNRNIASLGKLWNDVNKTLVLNTVSLDNNGVVSLGFDLKSLFDVFSGIKLFDGGLYLCTKDGDVLSNTIQNTRVVYDGNTTIYFKILKDDGNRIDDDHNITLKLNNEGTQSYVLDISGTKYILYYSSININGMQSVFVLAIPYDGLHSKMNNDTIYVFAFLFLIFVTISISIFAFVVLIVRAERKHMCLKASLVKQMEATQQAERTRDNQNRAFVSASHDIRASLAGITGFSEMSIIEVHQGSELAKNLRSVQSCPEYLHSILNSILDTSKIEAGKMPLEAKQFDLVKVVEGVVDLFYPVGLKKDVDVLLDLKDGSLNNFSQVIGDERMLKQILSNLLSNAIKFTSEGYVSVRARAMKPRLQSSTFAFKHESSARCLSRFFFKNEEKGGNFETIDEIRHDPNSMEFVFEVNDTGKGIPKEKQASVFEHYVQVKETAPEIEGTGLGLWIVQSMVRLMGGDISVVAKKPREKGTCFRFNVVLKVSSCDLRVVTKGKKMIHKFLQARRINVLTTKNLQQLSETLGKFRQEKRKTGYSRSDVNLSFEYLSRPISQESVPLSEFDGPRANDVSGSSFVLLVIDTTRVNFRELCKVVAEFRKHSKCMPVMDGCEATRQIRETEKDYGVHIPIIGLTAHAQGEELNKFFAAGIDINVSKPLNEQKLKTAIKDLYSRYSC encoded by the exons ATGGGTTTTCTATTCCTCACTTTCTGTGACCCAAGACAGGTACCCGAATTGAGGTTTAACCCAAGTCCAGAAGCCTCAGCATTTGATCAGTCACCAACATCAGGCCCAAGAACAGGCACGTTATCAATTCCAGGCCCATTAACCGATACATGGTCCACTACCATCATCGAAACATATCACGATAGCACATTTTATTTT GCGTTGATTGGGCTGCTGCTTCCTAGCTTATTGATCCCATTTTGGGTTCTAAGGATCAAAGAAGTTGCAGAAAAAGCCGATTTGATCACCTATAAAATGCATCAAGAATTATGGTCCGTTGTACAAAACGCGACTAATTTATTGCTTCCAATGAGCTCATCAGCAACCAATTTAGCCAAACTAGCAGCCAAGTCTGTAAATAAAACGCGACTCACATTCTCAGATATCGAAACTAAG GTGGCACCTTTAATGTCTCAAGCATTGTTGATGGTACCACAACTATCTCACATTTCATATATCGAAAAAGATGGATTGTTCTTTGCGTTTTATTCTCAAGGCCAACAACAAATTTTTGCTATTTATTCAAATACTTCATTTACAAATGCTATGAAAAGCGGAAAGAATTACTTGTGGTACACTCAACAGGTTGATTATGATACAGGGGAGTATTATGGAGAATCTGTTATGTTTGCGCCTCAAATTTTGGTTAACGAAAGCTGGGTACAACAAGCTTTAAATACTACAAATCGAAATATTGCTTCATTAGGGAAGTTATGGAATGATGTAAATAAAACTTTAGTTTTGAATACAGTTTCTCTGGATAATAATGGAGTTGTCTCGCTCGGATTTGATCTTAAATCTTTATTTGATGTGTTCTCGGGGATTAAACTTTTCGATGGAGGTTTGTACTTGTGTACGAAAGATGGGGACGTATTAAGTAATACAATCCAAAACACTCGTGTGGTTTATGATGGGAACACaacgatttatttcaagattctgaaagatgATGGAAACCGAATTGATGATGATCATAACATTACTTTGAAACTCAACAATGAAGGGACGCAATCATATGTTTTGGACATTTCGGGAACAAAATATATCTTGTACTATTCCTCTATCAACATCAATGGAATGCAATCG GTGTTTGTATTGGCAATACCATATGATGGACTGCATAGCAAGATGAACAATGATACCATATATGTGTTCGCGTTTCTTTTTCTTATATTTGTTACTATTTCTATATCTATTTTCGCGTTCGTGGTCCTAATTGTGAGAGCAGAAAGAAAACATATGTGCTTAAAAGCTTCACTTGTAAAACAAATGGAAGCAACACAACAAGCCGAACGAACGCGCGATAATCAAAATCGTGCATTTGTTTCTGCGAGTCATGATATACGCGCTTCACTAGCAGGCATTACTGGTTTTTCGGAAATGTCAATCATTGAAGTTCATCAAGGATCAGAATTAGCTAAAAACTTGAGGAGTGTGCAATCATGTCCAGAATATCTTCATA GTATACTGAACTCTATTCTTGATACGAGTAAAATTGAAGCAGGGAAGATGCCGTTAGAAGCAAAACAGTTTGATTTGGTCAAAGTAGTCGAGGGTGTGGTTGACTTATTCTATCCTGTTGGTTTAAAGAAAGATGTTGATGTGCTTTTGGATCTTAAAGATGGTTCATTGAACAATTTTTCACAAGTTATAGGTGACGAGCGAATGCTTAAACAAATATTATCAAACTTACTGAGCAATGCTATCAAATTCACATCAGAAGGTTATGTTTCTGTTCGTGCTCGTGCCATGAAGCCAAGGTTACAAAGTTCAACATTTGCTTTTAAACATGAATCATCCGCACGATGTCTATCAAGATTCTTTTTCAAAAACGAGGAAAAAGGTGGTAACTTTGAAACAATAGATGAAATTCGACATGATCCTAATAGTATGGAGTTTGTTTTTGAAGTAAATGATACTGGAAAAGGTATACCAAAAGAGAAACAAGCTTCGGTTTTTGAACATTATGTTCAAGTTAAAGAAACAGCTCCTGAAATCGAAGGCACGGGATTAGGATTATGGATTGTTCAATCTATGGTACGATTAATGGGTGGTGATATAAGCGTAGTTGCTAAGAAACCTCGCGAAAAGGGGACATGTTTTCGGTTTAACGTTGTTTTAAAAGTTTCTTCATGTGATCTACGTG TAGTGACGAAAGGAAAAAAAATGATACACAAGTTTCTACAAGCTCGCAGGATAAACGTTTTAACAACGAAAAACTTGCAACAACTTTCAGAAACTTTAGGGAAGTTTAGACAAGAAAAGCGTAAAACGGGCTATTCAAGATCCGATGTAAATTTAAGTTTTGAATATTTGAGCCGGCCCATATCTCAAGAATCGGTTCCTTTAAGTGAATTTGACGGCCCGCGGGCTAATGATGTATCCGGgtcaagttttgtattgcttgtaATTGACACAACTCGGGTCAACTTTCGTGAGCTATGTAAGGTGGTGGCTGAATTTAGAAAACATTCAAAGTGT ATGCCGGTGATGGACGGTTGTGAAGCAACGAGACAGATACGAGAAACAGAGAAAGATTACGGTGTTCACATTCCCATAATAGGATTAACAGCACATGCACAAGGTGAAGAGCTAAACAAGTTTTTTGCAGCAGGAATCGATATTAATGTATCCAAACCGTTAAACGAGCAGAAGCTTAAAACAGCGATTAAAGACCTTTATAGTAGATATTCGTGTTAA
- the LOC139866985 gene encoding GABA transporter 1-like isoform X2, which translates to MVCYGAVVGNILLGGQCLKAIYVLWNPNGSMKLYEFVVIFGAFMLILAQIPSFHSLRHINLVSLVLCLMYSTCATSASIYIGNSSKAPHKDYSLSNDHETRIFGIFNAMAIIATTYGNGIIPEIQATLAPPVKGKMFKGLCVCYTVVIVTFFSVAVSGYWAFGNQSAGLVLSNFLDDNDKPLVPRWFIMMTNIFTILQLSAVAVVYLQPTNEVLEKTFSDPTSGEFSARNVIPRIISRSMSVMLATTMAAMLPFFGDINAMIGAFGFLPLDFVLPVVFYNVTFKPSRQSPVFWLNSTIAVVFSLVGVTAAVAAVRQISLDAKTYKLFANV; encoded by the exons ATGGTGTGCTATGGTGCAGTTGTGGGCAATATTCTTTTGGGAGGTCAATGCCTCAAG GCAATATATGTGCTGTGGAATCCAAATGGATCAATGAAGCTATACGAATTCGTGGTTATTTTCGGCGCTTTTATGTTGATTTTGGCACAAATTCCTTCATTCCATTCCCTTCGCCATATCAACCTCGTATCTCTTGTACTATGTCTTATGTACAGTACTTGTGCTACTTCTGCTTCTATTTACATTG gaAATTCTTCGAAGGCGCCGCATAAGGATTACTCTTTGAGTAATGACCATGAAACTCGGATTTTTGGGATCTTTAATGCAATGGCGATTATCGCCACCACTTATGGAAATGGGATCATTCCGGAAATACAA GCGACACTTGCACCACCTGTTAAGGGGAAGATGTTCAAGGGGTTATGTGTTTGCTACACGGTTGTCATAGTAACTTTTTTTAGCGTTGCGGTGTCTGGGTACTGGGCTTTTGGTAACCAGTCGGCAGGCCTCGTTTTAAGTAACTTTCTTGATGATAATGATAAACCATTGGTTCCAAGATGGTTCATTATGATGACTAATATCTTCACCATACTCCAACTTTCAGCAGTTGCAGTA GTTTATTTGCAACCGACGAATGAAGTTCTAGAAAAAACATTTTCTGACCCAACGAGTGGTGAATTTTCAGCTAGAAATGTGATTCCGAGAATTATTTCAAGATCAATGTCTGTGATGTTGGCTACAACAATGGCAGCAATGCTTCCGTTTTTTGGTGATATTAATGCGATGATTGGAGCCTTTGGGTTCTTACCATTGGACTTTGTGTTACCAGTTGTGTTTTATAACGTGACGTTTAAACCATCGAGACAGAGCCCTGTGTTTTGGTTAAATTCAACAATAGCAGTGGTTTTCTCTTTGGTTGGAGTTACTGCAGCTGTTGCAGCAGTAAGACAAATAAGTCTTGATGCCAAGACTTATAAATTATTTGCAAATGTATGA